From the genome of Nicotiana sylvestris chromosome 2, ASM39365v2, whole genome shotgun sequence, one region includes:
- the LOC138885000 gene encoding uncharacterized protein, with protein sequence MQFNSLARYAPTIIADISDQGLEDRKRQQRSNREHDRGQQKRAWFAASAPPQFQGQRHDQTTYSGPGQSSRTPGPQFRGEFSQMRPQFPRCDRCGRNHFIPCRQGSDACYAYGQLGHIMRHCPMTGRGSMDQPTASAGASSTSVRPPRQSMQTSAGRGRGRFGASGSGDQQNRIYALSSRQDLESSPDMVTNILSVFSIDMYALIDPGSTLSYISPFIASKWDREPDLLHKSFETKIVRFNFPSEPIIERKGDAATPKQKFISYLKARRMILKGYIYHLVRVHDIEVKSPTLQSVPIVNEFPDVFPDEFPGLPPKREIDFAIDVLPDT encoded by the exons ATGCAGTTCAACtctttggctaggtatgctcctacGATTATTGCTGATATAAGTGATCAG GGTCTAGAGGATCGCAAGAGGCAACAACGATCCAATCGAGAGCATGATAGAGGCCAGCAGAAGAGGGCGTGGTTCGCAG CCAGTGCACCACCACAGTTTCAAGGACAGCGACATGATCAGACCacttattctggtccaggtcagagttcacgGACCCCAGGTCCACAGTTTAGAGGCGAGTTCAGTCAGATGAGGCCTCAGTTTCCCAGATGTGATCGATGTGGCCGAAATCATTTTATACCATGTCGTCagggttctgatgcatgttatgCATATGGACAGCTAGGTCATATTATGAGACATTGTCCGATGACAGGCAGAGGGAGTATGGATCAGCCGACGGCATCTGCAGGGGCTTCTTCTACTTCGGTACGTCCTCCTAGGCAGAGTATGCAGACATCAGCTGGCAGGGGTAGGGGAAGATTTGGAGCTTCTGGTTCAGGAGATCAGCAGAATCGCATATATGCTTTATCGAGTCGTCAGGATTTAGAGTCATCTCCGGACATGGTTACAAATATACTATCCGTTTTTTCTATCGATATGTATGCTTTGATAGATCCTGGTTCTACATTGTCGTATATCTCCCCCTTCATTGCTAGTAAATGGGATAGAGAGCCTGACTTGTTGCATAAGTCATTTGAG ACAAAGATTGTTCGTTTTAATTTTCCAAGTGAGCCTATTATTGAACGGAAAGGTGATGCTGCAACGCCTAAGCagaagtttatttcttaccttaaagcTCGAAGGATGATTTTGAAGGGGTACATCTATCATTTGGTACGAGTGCATGATATAGAGGTGAAATCTCCAACCCTTCAATCGGTTCCCATCGTGAATGaatttcccgatgtatttcctgatGAATTTCCTGGTCTTCCTCCCAAAAGAGAAATCGACTTTGCTATTGATGTGCTTCCAGATACTTAG
- the LOC138885001 gene encoding pentatricopeptide repeat-containing protein At4g19890-like, giving the protein MQNQGLVLNARSLNSVVSVATEMGYAEMAEKVFGEMMGRVAEADRWLSAMLERGFLVDNATCTLIMSAFCEKGSVNRALKIFNQLVELGLAPNVINYTCLINGLCKKGIIKHAFELLQEMVRKGLKPNVFTHTALIDGLCKKGWMDKAFGLFLKLVKSDNYKPNVHTYTAIIARYCKQEKLNRAQMLLSRMQEQGLVPNANTYTAR; this is encoded by the exons ATGCAAAATCAAGGGTTGGTTTTGAATGCTCGGAGTTTGAATTCTGTTGTTAGTGTTGCTACTGAGATGGGCTATGCTGAGATGGCAGAGAAGGTGTTCGGCGAAAT GATGGGTAGAGTTGCAGAAGCTGATAGGTGGCTAAGTGCAATGCTAGAAAGGGGGTTTCTTGTAGATAATGCGACGTGCACTTTAATCATGAGCGCTTTTTGTGAAAAGGGGTCTGTTAACAGAGCACTGAAGATTTTTAATCAACTGGTTGAATTGGGGTTGGCTCCAAATGTTATCAATTATACGTGTTTGATAAATGGATTGTGTAAAAAAGGCATAATTAAGCATGCGTTCGAGTTGTTACAGGAAATGGTTAGAAAAGGTTTAAAACCGAATGTTTTTACTCATACTGCATTGATTGACGGCCTTTGCAAGAAGGGCTGGATGGATAAGGCATTTGGACTATTCTTAAAGCTTGTCAAGAGTGACAACTACAAGCCTAATGTGCATACTTATACAGCCATTATTGCTAGATATTGCAAGCAGGAAAAATTGAATCGAGCACAGATGCTTTTGAGCAGAATGCAAGAGCAAGGTTTGGTCCCTAATGCCAACACCTACACTGCAAGATAG